The proteins below are encoded in one region of bacterium:
- a CDS encoding GAF domain-containing protein, with the protein MRKRIAIAGHSDEGLGLIPLLEANPDVEICAILSDDREAAMRALSRTAPALEESFADKITIDAQSVLRTPGLVAFIDCDMSGPLREILAIAPERGVQVTTPMIAKLLYAFGPVDGTRKPDLLKALSEILESYNLTVDRSGLLNRILQIAVGATGADRGSLMLYDSEIERLRVVVAIGLERELLPKIQVSPGEGIAGRAFEDRQAILVRGRADHERYRIARERSDVESAISVPLIHDDQAIGVLNLSHSQLRSAFREEDLDFVTKLAAVDARIIARTEEYHRLLGDSARLRAQAHVREILAGSSPLPQRLSAICKHVAGELSGGICHVYLLEPELQVLHLRGSSTSLDPLAPPIELPIDGGIHGWVARHRQPVVLSQKFEDMRACFAVLPLLGRDDLLGLLSFEGAIQEEPPEILKVTMAAVAEALGSELGDALRALRLEREANRTAAMTELAARMGSARDSAELHRSITSSAAVVLDAEHSILRLHDSSTGRYQIRSYFGSAEPDSQGPLFEFEKQLSISAISSRAPVRVINVSARSDLPTQNIDVQSALIVPLIRDGRVQGTLSALGRADAHPLSGRSFLESDCNLLGRFAEHVQQALDQVQEREWSRHNLRFDELTGLPNSAHLTERIDEEIARSTGRDRVFALIRLEISGLRELLIEQRETEADRLVLSIAQELRAQLREFDIVARTAPDTFEVLIPEPGEEVSALLGPLARRAREAMRREPDPNLVDRLDLEFGYAIFPEDAQTARGIQLLAAKPRVKIEREN; encoded by the coding sequence TTGCGCAAGCGGATCGCCATCGCCGGACACTCTGACGAGGGCCTCGGCCTGATTCCGCTTCTCGAGGCCAACCCGGACGTCGAGATATGCGCGATCCTCAGCGACGATCGCGAAGCTGCGATGCGCGCACTGAGTCGCACCGCCCCGGCACTCGAAGAAAGCTTCGCCGACAAGATCACGATCGACGCGCAATCCGTGCTTCGCACGCCCGGCCTGGTTGCGTTCATCGATTGCGATATGAGCGGCCCGCTGCGCGAAATCCTGGCGATTGCACCGGAACGCGGCGTTCAGGTCACCACGCCGATGATCGCCAAACTGCTCTACGCGTTTGGCCCCGTCGACGGAACTCGCAAACCCGATCTCCTAAAGGCGCTCTCGGAGATTCTCGAGTCCTATAACCTGACCGTCGATCGCTCTGGACTGCTCAATCGGATCCTTCAGATCGCCGTAGGTGCCACCGGCGCCGATCGCGGCTCGCTGATGCTTTACGATTCAGAGATCGAACGCTTGCGCGTAGTGGTGGCCATCGGACTCGAGCGCGAACTTCTGCCGAAGATCCAGGTCTCACCCGGTGAAGGGATTGCAGGTCGCGCCTTCGAAGATCGTCAGGCGATCCTGGTACGGGGACGCGCCGATCACGAACGCTATCGCATCGCGCGCGAGCGCTCCGACGTAGAGTCCGCGATTTCGGTGCCGCTGATCCATGACGATCAGGCCATCGGCGTGTTGAATCTGTCGCATAGTCAACTGCGAAGTGCCTTCCGCGAAGAGGATCTCGATTTCGTCACTAAACTCGCGGCCGTCGATGCGCGCATCATCGCGCGCACAGAGGAATACCACCGCCTACTCGGTGATTCGGCTCGCTTGCGCGCGCAGGCGCACGTAAGGGAAATCCTTGCGGGAAGTTCTCCCCTCCCCCAGCGCTTGTCGGCCATCTGCAAACACGTGGCCGGAGAACTCAGCGGAGGCATCTGCCACGTCTATCTGCTCGAACCGGAACTCCAGGTCTTGCACCTGCGCGGCTCGTCCACCTCGCTGGACCCACTCGCCCCTCCGATCGAGCTACCCATCGACGGTGGAATCCACGGTTGGGTGGCTCGCCATCGCCAGCCCGTCGTGCTTTCGCAAAAGTTCGAAGATATGCGAGCGTGTTTTGCAGTCTTGCCTCTACTGGGCCGCGATGATCTGCTCGGCCTCCTGAGCTTCGAAGGTGCCATTCAGGAAGAACCTCCAGAGATCCTGAAGGTGACGATGGCCGCAGTCGCCGAAGCGCTCGGCTCCGAACTCGGCGATGCACTGCGCGCGCTCAGACTCGAAAGAGAAGCGAACAGGACGGCCGCCATGACCGAGCTGGCGGCGCGTATGGGTTCCGCTCGAGATTCGGCAGAGCTTCATCGCTCGATCACGTCTTCGGCCGCGGTCGTACTCGATGCCGAACACTCCATCCTTCGCCTCCACGACTCCTCGACGGGGCGCTATCAGATTCGTTCCTACTTCGGCTCGGCGGAACCCGATTCGCAGGGCCCGCTCTTCGAGTTTGAAAAGCAACTCTCGATCAGCGCAATCAGCTCGCGGGCTCCGGTACGCGTGATCAACGTCAGCGCCCGCAGCGATCTTCCGACGCAGAACATCGACGTACAGAGCGCGTTGATCGTGCCACTGATCCGCGACGGGCGGGTGCAGGGTACACTGTCGGCACTGGGCAGGGCCGACGCCCATCCCCTTTCGGGAAGGAGCTTTCTCGAGTCCGACTGCAATCTGCTCGGGCGCTTCGCCGAACACGTGCAACAGGCGTTAGACCAGGTTCAAGAGAGAGAGTGGAGTCGTCACAATCTGCGATTCGACGAACTGACCGGCCTACCCAATTCCGCGCATCTGACCGAGCGCATCGATGAGGAGATCGCACGCAGCACGGGACGCGATCGAGTCTTCGCACTGATCCGCCTGGAGATCTCTGGACTTCGGGAACTTCTGATCGAGCAACGCGAAACGGAAGCCGATCGGCTCGTGCTTTCGATCGCCCAGGAACTGAGGGCTCAACTGCGAGAGTTCGACATCGTGGCACGAACGGCGCCGGATACCTTTGAAGTCCTGATCCCGGAACCCGGCGAAGAAGTCAGCGCACTACTCGGCCCACTGGCCCGGCGAGCCCGTGAAGCCATGCGCCGGGAACCCGACCCGAATCTGGTTGACCGCCTCGACCTCGAATTCGGCTATGCGATCTTCCCCGAGGACGCCCAGACGGCGCGCGGCATTCAGCTTCTGGCCGCCAAACCGCGAGTCAAGATCGAACGCGAGAACTGA
- a CDS encoding GTPase domain-containing protein has product MGMLNRETREIHAKIVYYGPAGSGKTANIEFIDRKLKKEYRGELKVSQVRDGGGQYEFLPITLGSVRGYQTSIHIYTVPGGDDYAEMRRQILDGADGVVFVADLRPERHDEVLPALAELQENLASYDRSFDDVIFVMQYNRRDQADENAVEALHRRIKLNPTASFETVASTGTGVLNTLTTLSKQIISKIRQRADAEDAGVAIQPDPAPEASPAAPVATPAAIEAPPVTAPAAASDATHDAALPESGGFSVEATGAPKRSPDGAIMIPVRLIEESSGRRVELNLRVSIDGS; this is encoded by the coding sequence ATGGGCATGCTGAATCGCGAAACTCGAGAGATCCACGCGAAAATTGTCTACTACGGCCCTGCCGGATCGGGCAAGACGGCGAACATCGAGTTCATCGATCGAAAGCTCAAGAAGGAGTATCGGGGTGAACTCAAGGTCTCGCAGGTACGAGACGGCGGAGGTCAGTACGAGTTCCTGCCGATCACCCTCGGCTCCGTTCGCGGCTATCAGACTTCCATCCACATCTACACCGTGCCCGGAGGGGATGACTATGCAGAGATGCGGCGTCAAATCCTGGACGGTGCCGACGGTGTGGTTTTCGTCGCTGATCTGCGTCCTGAACGACATGACGAAGTCTTGCCCGCACTCGCCGAATTGCAGGAGAATCTTGCGAGCTATGACCGCAGCTTTGACGATGTGATCTTCGTGATGCAATACAACCGACGCGATCAGGCCGACGAGAACGCGGTAGAGGCGTTGCATCGCCGCATCAAGCTGAACCCCACTGCGAGCTTCGAAACCGTCGCCAGCACAGGGACGGGCGTACTCAACACGCTCACGACTCTCTCCAAGCAGATCATCTCGAAGATCCGACAGCGCGCAGATGCCGAAGACGCAGGAGTCGCCATCCAGCCAGATCCTGCGCCGGAAGCCTCACCTGCAGCGCCGGTCGCCACGCCTGCAGCCATCGAAGCGCCTCCCGTGACTGCGCCCGCAGCGGCCAGTGACGCGACCCATGACGCGGCCTTGCCCGAATCGGGCGGATTCAGTGTCGAAGCAACCGGAGCGCCGAAACGCAGCCCGGACGGCGCTATCATGATTCCCGTGCGACTCATCGAGGAATCATCGGGACGGCGCGTCGAGCTCAACCTGCGGGTGAGCATCGACGGCTCCTAG